A window of the Branchiostoma floridae strain S238N-H82 chromosome 12, Bfl_VNyyK, whole genome shotgun sequence genome harbors these coding sequences:
- the LOC118427636 gene encoding tyrosine-protein kinase Yes-like, protein MGGKSSKSKQKDKDGKKQKKNKNKGNKENQPDDVPDTGFDPFGMNVQSATPFVAGPPVNGNARIGIPSFHDQTPGPMQGTVGVLLFQALYDYEARTEDDLSFRKGDLLQIVNNNDGDWWMAQSMTTNQQGYVPSNYIAPSASVESEDWYFGKITRKDAERLLTMTPTLSPGTFLVREPERRQGGHTYTLSVRDWEEVKGVNAKHYKIMKHDNTGYYISQRKHFDSVSELIAHYKASSDGLCRKLTESCPKVNPETGGLAKDAWEIDRNSLKFDKKLGAGCFGEVWAGTWNNKTRVAIKTLKAGTMSPQAFLQEANIMKKLRHKNLVSLYAVCSEKEPIYIVTEMMMHGSLLDYLRQGSGMSLKFKELVEMSAQIAAGMGYIEKMNYIHRDLRAANVLVGDNNLCKVADFGLARLVNDDIYEASAESRFPIKWTAPEAIEFGQFTIKSDVWSFGIMMTELLTKGKIPYPGMNNAQVMQQVSRGYRMPLESFNCPDSLYEQMIKCWDTSPEKRPTFEFLANFLDDYFAVTEPDYKEPDEF, encoded by the exons ATGGGCGGAAAATCTAGCAAAAGTAAACAGAAGGACAAAGACGGgaagaaacagaagaagaacaagaacaaggggAACAAGGAGAACCAACCTGACGATGTACCAGACACTGGTTTTGACCCTTTTGGGATGAACGTTCAATCTGCCACCCCGTTTGTCGCTGGACCACCCGTCAATGGAAATGCTCGTATTGGCATTCCGAGCTTTCACGATCAAACTCCCG GTCCCATGCAGGGCACAGTGGGTGTTCTGTTGTTCCAAGCACTGTACGACTATGAAGCCAGAACGGAGGACGATCTTAGTTTCAGGAAAGGAGACCTACTCCAGATAGTCAACAACAA TGACGGCGATTGGTGGATGGCACAGTCAATGACCACTAACCAGCAAGGTTACGTTCCCAGCAATTACATTGCTCCATCTGCCTCAGTGGAATCAGAGGA CTGGTATTTTGGCAAGATCACCAGAAAAGATGCAGAGAGACTACTGACAATGACGCCCACTCTATCCCCGGGAACGTTCTTGGTCAGAGAGCCGGAAAGGCGCCAAG GTGGCCACACTTACACTTTGTCTGTTAGGGACTGGGAGGAGGTGAAGGGAGTGAACGCCAAACACTACAAAATCATGAAGCACGACAACACGGGCTACTACATTTCCCAACGCAAGCACTTTGACAGCGTTTCTGAGTTGATCGCACACTATAAAG CGTCGTCGGACGGTTTGTGTCGAAAGCTGACAGAGTCGTGCCCGAAGGTTAACCCAGAGACAGGTGGTCTCGCCAAAGACGCGTGGGAGATTGACAGAAATTCACTCAAGTTTGACAAGAAACTGGGGGCCGGCTGCTTTGGAGAAGTATGGGCAG GCACGTGGAACAACAAAACTAGAGTCGCCATTAAGACATTGAAGGCTGGTACAATGTCTCCCCAAGCTTTCCTCCAAGAGGCCAACATTATGAAGAAACTTCGGCACAAGAACTTGGTATCCCTCTATGCCGTCTGTTCAGAAAAG GAACCAATCTACATTGTGACTGAAATGATGATGCACGGCAGTCTGCTGGACTATCTCCGTCAGGGGTCAGGCATGAGCCTCAAGTTCAAAGAGCTGGTGGAAATGTCTGCACAG ATTGCGGCAGGCATGGGCTACATCGAGAAGATGAACTACATCCACCGTGACCTGCGTGCTGCTAATGTCCTTGTGGGAGACAACAACCTATGCAAGGTTGCCGACTTCGGTCTGGCCAGACTGGTCAACGACGACATCTATGAAGCTTCTGCTG AATCGAGATTCCCCATCAAATGGACGGCACCAGAGGCGATAGAGTTCGGCCAGTTCACCATCAAGTCGGACGTGTGGTCATTCGGAATCATGATGACAGAGCTGCTGACAAAAGGGAAAATCCCTTACCCAG GTATGAACAATGCCCAGGTCATGCAGCAGGTCTCGCGAGGCTACAGGATGCCGCTTGAGTCCTTCAACTGTCCTGACTCCCTGTATGAGCAGATGATCAAG TGCTGGGACACCTCCCCTGAAAAACGACCAACGTTCGAATTTCTGGCCAATTTCTTAGACGACTACTTCGCTGTCACCGAACCCGACTACAAGGAGCCAGACGAGTTTTAA